In a genomic window of Pirellulaceae bacterium:
- a CDS encoding SDR family oxidoreductase has product MSDQFSLEGKNAIVTGATRGIGLAIARSFLAAGAKVTICSRKQENVEAALSELQNPENLQGCAAHVGQTTDVERLVEQAEQKFGAVNVLVNNAGTNPYFGPMLDSTDAAWDKTMEVNLKGPYVLSRLCAQQMVQSGGGSIINISSIAGLNALPMQGIYSVSKAGLIMLTKAMAKELGGQAVRVNCICPGLIKTKLSEALWSNPKIEQATVAMKALGRLGTTDEITGAAVYFASDASSFTTGAILSVDGGM; this is encoded by the coding sequence ATGAGCGACCAATTTTCGTTAGAGGGCAAGAACGCCATTGTGACTGGGGCAACACGAGGCATCGGCCTGGCCATCGCCAGGAGTTTTCTCGCTGCCGGTGCGAAGGTAACGATCTGCAGCCGCAAACAGGAAAATGTCGAGGCGGCCCTGTCGGAGTTACAAAACCCCGAAAATCTGCAGGGGTGCGCCGCACATGTCGGACAGACAACCGATGTGGAGCGACTCGTTGAACAAGCCGAGCAAAAGTTCGGTGCCGTCAATGTGCTGGTGAATAATGCGGGTACGAATCCCTATTTCGGGCCGATGCTCGACTCGACCGACGCGGCTTGGGACAAGACGATGGAAGTCAATCTTAAAGGACCTTATGTCTTGTCGAGACTATGTGCGCAGCAAATGGTGCAGTCTGGCGGCGGATCGATCATCAACATTTCCTCCATCGCCGGATTGAATGCGCTCCCGATGCAGGGAATTTATTCCGTTTCCAAAGCCGGTTTAATTATGCTGACCAAGGCGATGGCCAAAGAACTGGGCGGCCAAGCCGTACGAGTCAACTGTATTTGCCCCGGATTGATCAAGACGAAACTTAGCGAAGCACTCTGGTCAAATCCAAAAATTGAACAGGCAACCGTCGCCATGAAAGCATTGGGCCGTCTGGGAACAACCGACGAGATCACGGGCGCCGCAGTCTACTTTGCCTCCGACGCCAG